In one Misgurnus anguillicaudatus chromosome 1, ASM2758022v2, whole genome shotgun sequence genomic region, the following are encoded:
- the terfa gene encoding telomeric repeat binding factor a isoform X2: protein MSECRNSSDSLYYEQILNRWYFDYQVFKAFNAFRNGNFTAFTEFINIVEDVVVRPIDGRSDIIVKLRFLQFLSRINHGDRFDITFEDPLTPLESALNVLKSICRDMKVPQRDHDHISNSIKEMLVIVCIKGGEFERAEQMIHQHFPKGMDSAGKKLFMNLIRNRRRSHSILQINSYSDFKQDMLDFIERLYSIPEPFLIKMLMSRERRTASDESPQISGSVQNHNTAEYTNICSTSPPSGSTLPPAASAQVSLQNLRLVYSKLSEVYGVSIPFSQLQQEVENKALLEYKRQTDTELHLALSETQPESNDTDQDSESMMDVEVHLELQNNQEQDSEAVKDMEVPGDQSAPVQPHYTGMTISRLVLEDDSQVSENESQDDVMAQDEESTQITNVSPERPSPQIINVSPVRSSPRTQSGRNVFSRHRVVSPESHPGTPTRQTHHSCSPSVSHAHAEKRKETPARRTRQSSPPSVNHTHGEQQNETPTRQTRQSSSHAEKLRASPARQTRQSSSSSVSNAHAEKQNETPMRQISSLSVSHTHAEKQTETPACQTQHSSPHAKQQKETPARQTRHTISPSVSHAHAEKQNETQMRQISSLSVSHTHAEKQTETPARQTQHSSPHAKQQKETPARQTRHTISPSVSHAHAEKQNETPTRQSSSLSVSHTHAEKQTETPARQTQHSSPHAKQQKETPARQTRHTISPSVSHAHAEKQNETPMRQISSLSVSHTHAEKQTETPACQTQHSSPHAKQQKETPARQTCHTISPSVSHVHAEKQTETPARQTRQSSSLSVSNTQTPACQTQHSSPHAKQQKETPARQTRHTSSPSVSHAHAEKQNETPTRQSSSPSVSHAHAQKQNETPTRQTRQSSSLSVSHTQTPARQTQHSSPPDVSHVHAEKQTETPACKARQSSPSSVSHMHAEKQNKTPARQTHHSGSPSVSYTHAEKQNETPARQMRQSSSSSVSHVHAKQQNQTPARQKRHSSPPSVSHAHAEKQSETPVHQMRHSSPPSVSHTHAKKHRNKRPRIVSSPESEPEEQTEVQRETHNNKSSSGEKPRETSAHHSSPPSISHTHRKKHNKRNRIAESDSDQQTEDQTETSVHQTPDKQHDKRLIVVSDSDSDFERQTEIHHNITASVNHSHPEKPRETPSHQTQNSGGKKHKDKRPRIVSDSDSDSQRETNSHLSSIIETHTEKQRERARRWMNISGSREDWSDEESLFGATAGPSRKEKQTRKKWTVEESNWLKDGVLRFGEGRWGKIHSAFPFKDRTPVNLKDRWRTMKKLKLV, encoded by the exons ATGAGCGAGTGTAGAAACAGTTCGGACAGTCTTTATTACGAGCAGATACTGAACAGATGGTATTTCGACTATCAGGTCTTTAAAGCCTTTAACGCCTTCAGAAATGGAAATTTTACAGCCTTCACGGAGTTTATTAACATTGTTGAGG ATGTGGTGGTCAGACCCATTGATGGACGCAGTGACATTATTGTCAAGCTTCGCTTCTTGCAGTTTCTGTCCAGGATCAATCATGGAGATCGGTTCG ACATCACGTTTGAAGACCCTTTGACTCCTCTTGAATCTGCTCTCAATGTACTGAAGTCCATATGCAGAGACATGAAAGTCCCTCAGCGAGACCATGATCACATATCAAACTCTATCAAAGAGATG CTAGTTATTGTTTGTATCAAGGGTGGAGAGTTTGAGAGAGCCGAGCAGATGATCCATCAACACTTTCCTAAAGGGATGGATTCAGCTGGGAAG AAGCTGTTCATGAATCTGATCAGAAATCGGCGTCGTTCTCATTCAATACTGCAGATAAACTCATACAGTGACTTTAAACAGGAcatgctggatttcattgagAGACTCTACAGTATTCCTGAACCTTTCCTCATCAAG ATGTTGATGAGTCGAGAAAGACGGACGGCGAGCGACGAGTCTCCTCAGATCAGCGGCTCTGTACAGAATCACAATACAGCAGAATACACCAACATCTGCTCCACATCACCTCCATCTGG CTCAACGTTACCTCCTGCGGCCTCAGCGCAGGTGAGTTTGCAGAATCTGCGTCTGGTTTACAGTAAACTCAGTGAGGTGTACGGGGTGAGCATCCCCTTTTCACAGCTCCAGCAGGAGGTGGAGAACAAAGCCCTGCTCGAGTACAAGAGACAGACCGATACAGAGCTTCATCTGGCGCTGTCTGAGACGCAGCCGGAGTCGAATGACACAGACCAGGACTCTGAGAGCATGATGGATGTGGAGGTCCACCTGGAGCTACAGAACAACCAAGAGCAGGACTCTGAGGCTGTGAAGGACATGGAGGTCCCCGGAGACCAGAGTGCTCCTGTACAGCCCCACTACACTGGAATGACCATATCTCGCTTAGTACTGGAGGATGACAGCCAGGTCAGTGAGAATGAGTCTCAGGATGATGTCATGGCACAAGATGAAGAGTCCACACAGATCACCAATGTCTCTCCAGAAAGACCCTCTCCACAGATCATCAATGTCTCTCCGGTCAGATCCTCTCCACGGACACAATCTGGCAG AAACGTCTTTTCCAGACACAGAGTTGTTAGTCCAGAGTCTCATCCTGGGACTCCAACACGTCAGACGCATCACAGCTGCTCTCCGTCTGTCAGTCACGCACATGCAGAGAAACGGAAAGAGACTCCAGCACGTCGGACGCGTCAAAGCAGCCCTCCGTCTGTCAATCACACGCATGGAGAGCAACAGAACGAGACCCCAACGCGTCAGACGCGTCAAAGCAGCTCTCATGCAGAGAAACTGAGAGCGAGTCCTGCACGTCAGACACGTCAAAGCAGCTCTTCGTCTGTCAGTAACGCACATGCAGAGAAACAGAACGAGACCCCAATGCGTCAAATCAGCTCTCTGTCTGTCAGTCACACGCATGCAGAGAAACAGACAGAGACTCCAGCGTGTCAGACGCAGCACAGCAGCCCTCATGCGAAGCAACAGAAAGAGACTCCAGCGCGTCAGACGCGTCACACCATCTCTCCGTCTGTCAGTCATGCGCATGCAGAGAAACAAAACGAGACCCAAATGCGTCAAATCAGCTCTTTGTCTGTCAGTCACACGCATGCAGAGAAACAGACAGAGACTCCAGCGCGTCAGACGCAGCACAGCAGCCCTCATGCGAAGCAACAGAAAGAGACTCCAGCGCGTCAGACGCGTCACACCATCTCTCCGTCTGTCAGTCATGCGCATGCAGAGAAACAGAACGAGACCCCAACGCGTCAAAGCAGCTCTCTGTCTGTCAGTCACACGCATGCAGAGAAACAGACAGAGACTCCAGCGCGTCAGACGCAGCACAGCAGCCCTCATGCGAAGCAACAGAAAGAGACTCCAGCGCGTCAGACGCGTCACACCATCTCTCCGTCTGTCAGTCATGCGCATGCAGAGAAACAGAACGAGACCCCAATGCGTCAAATCAGCTCTCTGTCTGTCAGTCACACGCATGCAGAGAAACAGACAGAGACTCCAGCGTGTCAGACACAGCACAGCAGCCCTCATGCGAAGCAACAGAAAGAGACTCCAGCGCGTCAGACGTGTCACACCATCTCTCCGTCTGTCAGTCATGTGCATGCAGAGAAACAGACAGAGACTCCAGCACGTCAGACGCGTCAAAGCAGCTCTCTTTCTGTCAGTAACACGCAGACTCCAGCGTGTCAGACGCAGCACAGCAGCCCTCATGCAAAGCAACAGAAAGAGACTCCAGCGCGTCAGACGCGTCACACCAGCTCTCCGTCTGTCAGTCATGCGCATGCAGAGAAACAGAACGAGACCCCAACGCGTCAAAGCAGCTCTCCGTCTGTCAGTCATGCGCATGCACAGAAACAGAACGAGACCCCAACGCGTCAGACGCGTCAAAGCAGCTCTCTGTCTGTCAGTCACACGCAGACTCCAGCGCGTCAGACGCAGCACAGCAGCCCTCCAGATGTGAGTCATGTGCATGCAGAGAAACAGACAGAGACTCCAGCATGTAAGGCACGTCAAAGCAGCCCTTCGTCTGTCAGTCACATGCATGCAGAGAAACAAAACAAGACTCCAGCACGTCAGACGCATCACAGCGGCTCTCCGTCTGTCAGTTACACGCATGCAGAGAAACAGAACGAGACGCCAGCGCGTCAAATGCGTCAAAGCAGCTCTTCGTCTGTCAGTCACGTGCATGCAAAGCAACAGAACCAGACCCCAGCACGTCAGAAGCGTCACAGCAGCCCTCCATCTGTCAGTCATGCGCATGCAGAGAAACAGAGCGAAACTCCAGTGCATCAGATGCGTCACAGCAGCCCTCCGTCTGTCAGTCACACGCATGCAAAGAAGCATCGCAACAAGAG ACCCAGAATTGTCAGCAGTCCAGAATCTGAACCTGAGGAGCAAACAGAAGTTCAGAGAGAGACTCATAACAACAAATCTTCATCTGGAGAGAAACCGAGAGAAACTTCAGCGCATCACAGCAGTCCTCCATCTATCAgtcacacacacagaaagaaacACAACAAGAG gaaCAGAATTGCTGAATCTGATTCAGATCAACAGACTGAAGATCAGACCGAGACTTCTGTACATCAGACACCAGACAAACAACATGACAAGAG GTTGATAGTTGTCAGTGATTCAGACTCAGACTTTGAGCGTCAGACAGAAATTCATCATAACATCACAGCGTCTGTCAATCATTCACATCCAGAGAAACCGAGAGAAACTCCATCACATCAAACACAAAACAGCGGCGGGAAGAAACATAAAGACAAGAG GCCGAGGATTGTGAGTGATTCAGATTCTGATTCACAGCGAGAGACGAATTCACATCTGTCATCCATcatagaaacacacacagagaaacagCGTGAGAG GGCCAGAAGATGGATGAACATCTCAGGATCTCGTGAGGATTGGAGTGATGAGGAGTCATTGTTTGGTGCCACTGCAG GTCCATCACGTAAAGAGAAACAAACCAGAAAG AAGTGGACGGTTGAAGAGTCAAACTGGTTAAAGGACGGCGTGCTGCGTTTTGGCGAGGGCCGATGGGGGAAAATTCACTCGGCGTTCCCATTTAAAGACCGCACACCCGTAAACCTGAAGGACCGCTGGAGGACCATGAAAAAACTCAAACTTGTGTAA
- the terfa gene encoding telomeric repeat binding factor a isoform X5, with translation MSECRNSSDSLYYEQILNRWYFDYQVFKAFNAFRNGNFTAFTEFINIVEDVVVRPIDGRSDIIVKLRFLQFLSRINHGDRFDITFEDPLTPLESALNVLKSICRDMKVPQRDHDHISNSIKEMLVIVCIKGGEFERAEQMIHQHFPKGMDSAGKKKLFMNLIRNRRRSHSILQINSYSDFKQDMLDFIERLYSIPEPFLIKMLMSRERRTASDESPQISGSVQNHNTAEYTNICSTSPPSGSTLPPAASAQVSLQNLRLVYSKLSEVYGVSIPFSQLQQEVENKALLEYKRQTDTELHLALSETQPESNDTDQDSESMMDVEVHLELQNNQEQDSEAVKDMEVPGDQSAPVQPHYTGMTISRLVLEDDSQVSENESQDDVMAQDEESTQIINVSPVRSSPRTQSGRHRVVSPESHPGTPTRQTHHSCSPSVSHAHAEKRKETPARRTRQSSPPSVNHTHGEQQNETPTRQTRQSSSHAEKLRASPARQTRQSSSSSVSNAHAEKQNETPMRQISSLSVSHTHAEKQTETPACQTQHSSPHAKQQKETPARQTRHTISPSVSHAHAEKQNETQMRQISSLSVSHTHAEKQTETPARQTQHSSPHAKQQKETPARQTRHTISPSVSHAHAEKQNETPTRQSSSLSVSHTHAEKQTETPARQTQHSSPHAKQQKETPARQTRHTISPSVSHAHAEKQNETPMRQISSLSVSHTHAEKQTETPACQTQHSSPHAKQQKETPARQTCHTISPSVSHVHAEKQTETPARQTRQSSSLSVSNTQTPACQTQHSSPHAKQQKETPARQTRHTSSPSVSHAHAEKQNETPTRQSSSPSVSHAHAQKQNETPTRQTRQSSSLSVSHTQTPARQTQHSSPPDVSHVHAEKQTETPACKARQSSPSSVSHMHAEKQNKTPARQTHHSGSPSVSYTHAEKQNETPARQMRQSSSSSVSHVHAKQQNQTPARQKRHSSPPSVSHAHAEKQSETPVHQMRHSSPPSVSHTHAKKHRNKRPRIVSSPESEPEEQTEVQRETHNNKSSSGEKPRETSAHHSSPPSISHTHRKKHNKRNRIAESDSDQQTEDQTETSVHQTPDKQHDKRLIVVSDSDSDFERQTEIHHNITASVNHSHPEKPRETPSHQTQNSGGKKHKDKRPRIVSDSDSDSQRETNSHLSSIIETHTEKQRERARRWMNISGSREDWSDEESLFGATAGPSRKEKQTRKKWTVEESNWLKDGVLRFGEGRWGKIHSAFPFKDRTPVNLKDRWRTMKKLKLV, from the exons ATGAGCGAGTGTAGAAACAGTTCGGACAGTCTTTATTACGAGCAGATACTGAACAGATGGTATTTCGACTATCAGGTCTTTAAAGCCTTTAACGCCTTCAGAAATGGAAATTTTACAGCCTTCACGGAGTTTATTAACATTGTTGAGG ATGTGGTGGTCAGACCCATTGATGGACGCAGTGACATTATTGTCAAGCTTCGCTTCTTGCAGTTTCTGTCCAGGATCAATCATGGAGATCGGTTCG ACATCACGTTTGAAGACCCTTTGACTCCTCTTGAATCTGCTCTCAATGTACTGAAGTCCATATGCAGAGACATGAAAGTCCCTCAGCGAGACCATGATCACATATCAAACTCTATCAAAGAGATG CTAGTTATTGTTTGTATCAAGGGTGGAGAGTTTGAGAGAGCCGAGCAGATGATCCATCAACACTTTCCTAAAGGGATGGATTCAGCTGGGAAG aAGAAGCTGTTCATGAATCTGATCAGAAATCGGCGTCGTTCTCATTCAATACTGCAGATAAACTCATACAGTGACTTTAAACAGGAcatgctggatttcattgagAGACTCTACAGTATTCCTGAACCTTTCCTCATCAAG ATGTTGATGAGTCGAGAAAGACGGACGGCGAGCGACGAGTCTCCTCAGATCAGCGGCTCTGTACAGAATCACAATACAGCAGAATACACCAACATCTGCTCCACATCACCTCCATCTGG CTCAACGTTACCTCCTGCGGCCTCAGCGCAGGTGAGTTTGCAGAATCTGCGTCTGGTTTACAGTAAACTCAGTGAGGTGTACGGGGTGAGCATCCCCTTTTCACAGCTCCAGCAGGAGGTGGAGAACAAAGCCCTGCTCGAGTACAAGAGACAGACCGATACAGAGCTTCATCTGGCGCTGTCTGAGACGCAGCCGGAGTCGAATGACACAGACCAGGACTCTGAGAGCATGATGGATGTGGAGGTCCACCTGGAGCTACAGAACAACCAAGAGCAGGACTCTGAGGCTGTGAAGGACATGGAGGTCCCCGGAGACCAGAGTGCTCCTGTACAGCCCCACTACACTGGAATGACCATATCTCGCTTAGTACTGGAGGATGACAGCCAGGTCAGTGAGAATGAGTCTCAGGATGATGTCATGGCACAAGATGAAGAGTCCA CACAGATCATCAATGTCTCTCCGGTCAGATCCTCTCCACGGACACAATCTGGCAG ACACAGAGTTGTTAGTCCAGAGTCTCATCCTGGGACTCCAACACGTCAGACGCATCACAGCTGCTCTCCGTCTGTCAGTCACGCACATGCAGAGAAACGGAAAGAGACTCCAGCACGTCGGACGCGTCAAAGCAGCCCTCCGTCTGTCAATCACACGCATGGAGAGCAACAGAACGAGACCCCAACGCGTCAGACGCGTCAAAGCAGCTCTCATGCAGAGAAACTGAGAGCGAGTCCTGCACGTCAGACACGTCAAAGCAGCTCTTCGTCTGTCAGTAACGCACATGCAGAGAAACAGAACGAGACCCCAATGCGTCAAATCAGCTCTCTGTCTGTCAGTCACACGCATGCAGAGAAACAGACAGAGACTCCAGCGTGTCAGACGCAGCACAGCAGCCCTCATGCGAAGCAACAGAAAGAGACTCCAGCGCGTCAGACGCGTCACACCATCTCTCCGTCTGTCAGTCATGCGCATGCAGAGAAACAAAACGAGACCCAAATGCGTCAAATCAGCTCTTTGTCTGTCAGTCACACGCATGCAGAGAAACAGACAGAGACTCCAGCGCGTCAGACGCAGCACAGCAGCCCTCATGCGAAGCAACAGAAAGAGACTCCAGCGCGTCAGACGCGTCACACCATCTCTCCGTCTGTCAGTCATGCGCATGCAGAGAAACAGAACGAGACCCCAACGCGTCAAAGCAGCTCTCTGTCTGTCAGTCACACGCATGCAGAGAAACAGACAGAGACTCCAGCGCGTCAGACGCAGCACAGCAGCCCTCATGCGAAGCAACAGAAAGAGACTCCAGCGCGTCAGACGCGTCACACCATCTCTCCGTCTGTCAGTCATGCGCATGCAGAGAAACAGAACGAGACCCCAATGCGTCAAATCAGCTCTCTGTCTGTCAGTCACACGCATGCAGAGAAACAGACAGAGACTCCAGCGTGTCAGACACAGCACAGCAGCCCTCATGCGAAGCAACAGAAAGAGACTCCAGCGCGTCAGACGTGTCACACCATCTCTCCGTCTGTCAGTCATGTGCATGCAGAGAAACAGACAGAGACTCCAGCACGTCAGACGCGTCAAAGCAGCTCTCTTTCTGTCAGTAACACGCAGACTCCAGCGTGTCAGACGCAGCACAGCAGCCCTCATGCAAAGCAACAGAAAGAGACTCCAGCGCGTCAGACGCGTCACACCAGCTCTCCGTCTGTCAGTCATGCGCATGCAGAGAAACAGAACGAGACCCCAACGCGTCAAAGCAGCTCTCCGTCTGTCAGTCATGCGCATGCACAGAAACAGAACGAGACCCCAACGCGTCAGACGCGTCAAAGCAGCTCTCTGTCTGTCAGTCACACGCAGACTCCAGCGCGTCAGACGCAGCACAGCAGCCCTCCAGATGTGAGTCATGTGCATGCAGAGAAACAGACAGAGACTCCAGCATGTAAGGCACGTCAAAGCAGCCCTTCGTCTGTCAGTCACATGCATGCAGAGAAACAAAACAAGACTCCAGCACGTCAGACGCATCACAGCGGCTCTCCGTCTGTCAGTTACACGCATGCAGAGAAACAGAACGAGACGCCAGCGCGTCAAATGCGTCAAAGCAGCTCTTCGTCTGTCAGTCACGTGCATGCAAAGCAACAGAACCAGACCCCAGCACGTCAGAAGCGTCACAGCAGCCCTCCATCTGTCAGTCATGCGCATGCAGAGAAACAGAGCGAAACTCCAGTGCATCAGATGCGTCACAGCAGCCCTCCGTCTGTCAGTCACACGCATGCAAAGAAGCATCGCAACAAGAG ACCCAGAATTGTCAGCAGTCCAGAATCTGAACCTGAGGAGCAAACAGAAGTTCAGAGAGAGACTCATAACAACAAATCTTCATCTGGAGAGAAACCGAGAGAAACTTCAGCGCATCACAGCAGTCCTCCATCTATCAgtcacacacacagaaagaaacACAACAAGAG gaaCAGAATTGCTGAATCTGATTCAGATCAACAGACTGAAGATCAGACCGAGACTTCTGTACATCAGACACCAGACAAACAACATGACAAGAG GTTGATAGTTGTCAGTGATTCAGACTCAGACTTTGAGCGTCAGACAGAAATTCATCATAACATCACAGCGTCTGTCAATCATTCACATCCAGAGAAACCGAGAGAAACTCCATCACATCAAACACAAAACAGCGGCGGGAAGAAACATAAAGACAAGAG GCCGAGGATTGTGAGTGATTCAGATTCTGATTCACAGCGAGAGACGAATTCACATCTGTCATCCATcatagaaacacacacagagaaacagCGTGAGAG GGCCAGAAGATGGATGAACATCTCAGGATCTCGTGAGGATTGGAGTGATGAGGAGTCATTGTTTGGTGCCACTGCAG GTCCATCACGTAAAGAGAAACAAACCAGAAAG AAGTGGACGGTTGAAGAGTCAAACTGGTTAAAGGACGGCGTGCTGCGTTTTGGCGAGGGCCGATGGGGGAAAATTCACTCGGCGTTCCCATTTAAAGACCGCACACCCGTAAACCTGAAGGACCGCTGGAGGACCATGAAAAAACTCAAACTTGTGTAA